The following are encoded in a window of Arthrobacter sp. OAP107 genomic DNA:
- a CDS encoding maleylpyruvate isomerase family mycothiol-dependent enzyme codes for MTAITPDTLLAELHKAADAVSAQAAKLTEADVPAESALPGWTRGHVLAHITGISNAMARQLEYAARGETVELYDGGYEGRTKAIDMSAGHALEQHRADLDSALQRALRAFDSLDAVDTDAGDPDAGEAAAGAGGWSAPISYRGGVVLDGGFALWRELVIHASDLNTGRGPETWSRQFCEHLFTFLAARVPEDQKLVLQPLGLPRVTIGTGGRSTVVNGMVTDIAAWLAGREPSLGSLRASAAADGVDLPDLLPWPSGVPAN; via the coding sequence CGCCAAGCTCACCGAGGCTGACGTCCCGGCTGAGTCGGCCCTGCCGGGCTGGACCCGCGGGCACGTCCTCGCGCACATCACCGGCATCTCCAACGCGATGGCACGGCAGCTCGAATACGCCGCACGCGGCGAAACCGTGGAACTGTACGACGGCGGCTATGAGGGCCGCACGAAGGCCATCGACATGAGCGCCGGACATGCGCTGGAACAGCACCGCGCCGACCTCGACTCGGCGCTGCAGCGGGCCCTGCGTGCCTTCGATTCTCTCGATGCCGTTGACACAGATGCAGGTGACCCGGATGCCGGTGAGGCGGCTGCCGGCGCCGGGGGCTGGAGCGCACCCATTTCCTACCGCGGGGGAGTGGTGCTGGACGGCGGCTTCGCGCTCTGGCGCGAGCTGGTGATTCACGCGTCCGACCTCAACACCGGCCGCGGCCCGGAAACGTGGAGCAGGCAGTTCTGCGAGCACCTGTTCACGTTCCTTGCCGCGCGCGTGCCCGAGGACCAGAAGCTGGTGCTGCAGCCGCTGGGCTTGCCGCGCGTGACGATCGGGACCGGCGGCCGCTCCACGGTGGTCAACGGAATGGTCACGGACATCGCCGCGTGGCTCGCCGGACGGGAACCGTCGCTGGGGAGCCTGCGTGCCTCGGCCGCTGCCGACGGCGTCGACCTGCCGGACCTCCTGCCCTGGCCATCCGGGGTTCCGGCGAACTAG